From Streptomyces chrestomyceticus JCM 4735, one genomic window encodes:
- a CDS encoding Fpg/Nei family DNA glycosylase yields the protein MPEGHTIHRLALDHRALFEGAPVRASSPQGKFSDSAALIDGQVMTTAEAHGKHLFLGFGPAGWVHIHLGLFGKLTFGDAPAPPPTDTVRLRLANATAYADLRGPTACALLTDAEKQAIHDRLGPDPLRPEDDGERAWARISRSRTSVAALLMDQKVIAGVGNVYRAEVLFRHGIDPYRAGRDLLRSEWDAIWADLVDLMREGVRHNRIDTVRAEHLPEAMGRPPRVDDHGGEVYVYRRARQECHICRAEIRTAALANRNLFWCPGCQPK from the coding sequence ATGCCCGAGGGGCACACGATCCACCGCCTCGCGCTGGACCACCGTGCGCTCTTCGAGGGCGCGCCGGTCCGGGCGAGCAGCCCCCAGGGCAAGTTCTCCGACAGCGCGGCGCTGATCGACGGCCAGGTCATGACCACCGCCGAGGCGCACGGCAAGCACCTCTTCCTCGGCTTCGGGCCCGCCGGATGGGTCCACATCCACCTCGGCCTCTTCGGCAAGCTGACCTTCGGCGACGCCCCGGCCCCGCCGCCCACCGACACCGTACGGCTGCGGCTGGCCAACGCCACCGCCTACGCGGACCTGCGCGGCCCCACCGCCTGCGCGCTGCTCACCGACGCCGAGAAGCAGGCGATACACGACCGCCTCGGCCCCGACCCGCTGCGCCCCGAGGACGACGGCGAGCGCGCCTGGGCGCGGATCTCCCGCAGCCGTACGTCGGTCGCCGCCCTGCTGATGGACCAGAAGGTGATCGCGGGCGTCGGCAACGTCTACCGCGCCGAGGTCCTCTTCCGGCACGGCATCGACCCGTACCGCGCCGGACGTGACCTTCTGCGGTCCGAATGGGACGCCATCTGGGCGGACCTGGTCGACCTGATGCGCGAAGGGGTCCGGCACAACCGCATCGACACGGTCCGCGCCGAACACCTGCCCGAGGCCATGGGCCGCCCCCCGCGCGTCGACGACCACGGCGGCGAGGTCTACGTCTACCGCCGGGCCCGCCAGGAGTGCCACATCTGCCGCGCCGAGATCCGCACGGCGGCCCTGGCCAACCGCAATCTCTTCTGGTGTCCGGGGTGCCAGCCGAAGTGA
- a CDS encoding ribose-5-phosphate isomerase has translation MRVYLGSDHAGFELKNHLVEWLKAHGHEPVDCGPHIYDAVDDYPPFCLRAAERTAADPESLGIVIGGSGNGEQIAANKVKGVRAVLAWSEETAKLGREHNDANVISVGGRMHTRDEATKFVEAFLATPYSNEERHTRRIEMLSRYETTGELPDIPAHHPQQG, from the coding sequence ATGCGCGTGTATCTCGGCTCCGACCATGCCGGTTTCGAACTGAAGAACCACCTCGTCGAGTGGCTCAAGGCCCACGGCCACGAGCCCGTCGACTGCGGCCCGCACATCTACGACGCCGTGGACGACTATCCGCCGTTCTGCCTGCGCGCCGCCGAGCGGACCGCGGCCGACCCGGAGAGCCTGGGCATCGTCATCGGCGGCTCCGGCAACGGTGAGCAGATCGCCGCCAACAAGGTCAAGGGCGTACGGGCGGTGCTGGCCTGGAGCGAGGAGACCGCGAAGCTGGGGCGTGAGCACAACGACGCCAACGTGATCTCGGTCGGCGGCCGGATGCACACCCGGGACGAGGCGACGAAGTTCGTCGAGGCGTTCCTGGCCACGCCGTACTCGAACGAGGAGCGGCACACCCGCCGCATCGAGATGCTCTCCCGCTACGAGACCACCGGCGAGCTCCCGGACATCCCGGCCCACCACCCGCAGCAGGGCTGA